From a single Apium graveolens cultivar Ventura chromosome 2, ASM990537v1, whole genome shotgun sequence genomic region:
- the LOC141691346 gene encoding uncharacterized protein LOC141691346, translating to MEKLVYTLILASRKLRPYFQAHRIEVRTAYPLRQVLHKPESSGRMLKWPVELGQFDLEYVPRTAIKGQALVDFLLEFDSEVDEKALVTLHPTHMEESVEEFPHPWWILHVDGAVNNGGAGAGIVLVSPEGHHLMSTIYFKFYAMNNDAEYEALINGLKIALEIGVRNLITRSDSELVVNQVNGGFQA from the coding sequence ATGGAGAAATTGGTTTACACCCTGATTCTTGCATCAAGAAAATTGCGGCCGTATTTCCAAGCACATAGAATTGAAGTCCGTACGGCATACCCGCTACGGCAGGTCCTTCATAAACCAGAGTCGTCAGGAAGAATGCTAAAGTGGCctgtggagttgggacagtttgatttggaatatgtGCCCCGCACAGCGATTAAAGGGCAAGCCTTAGTTgatttcttgttggaatttgattctgaagttgatGAAAAAGCTTTAGTGACACTGCATCCAACTCATATGGAGGAATCTGTGGAGGAGTTTCCACATCCCTGGTGGATTTTGCATGTGGATGGGGcagttaacaatggaggagcaggtgCGGGTATAGTACTTGTGTCTCCCGAAGGCCATCATCTGATGAGCACAATTtatttcaagttttatgcaatgaataatgatgcggagtatgaAGCGTTGATTAATGGCCTGAAGATTGCTTTGGAAATAGGGGTGCGAAACCTAATTACAAGAAGTGACTCAGAGCTGGTGGTGAACCAGGTGAATGGGGGATTTCAAGCGTGA